The sequence GGTAAAACCTGGGCACCGGCCGCCACGATTTGGTGTGCCTCGTCATCGATTCGTCCGCGACCTCACCGCCGGCGACTGGGCGCAACGAGCCAGGCCTTCTTCCCCCGCAGTCTTCTCTCGTCTAGCGGCGGAGCGGAGATCCGTCCAGACTTGGAACGGCTTCTTTTTGTTGTAAGTAACCCTAGCTTGCTACGACGGATTGTTCTAGGAGATCGATTTGTTCTTAGGGACTTGTTCTTTGCTGTGATTGAGCAATCAAACCCAAATCCATCTCTTCGCTGCGTGATACCATGCTAATCTATCGTAATCCAATCCACTTATGTTTCGATTAGGGTCGTCTTGTTCTTCAGCGCGCAAGATCAATCTGCCCAAGGTGCCGGTGCAGTTTATTTttcaaaccccccccccccccatgccCCCACGTTAAGCCTGCCCCTGCGATTCGGTGCTCTCTTAAGCGATGAACCTTCGCTGAATTGGTAATCTTGGCTGCAGGGGGCAATGGTATGTTGGTCTGAACTAAAATGATAGCTGATTGTACAACATGGCCGATGCTATTTCTAACAAATTTAATTTGCAGGACGTTAAAGGTCTCGACAGAGACAAGTTCGAGAGTAGGCTCTATGTAGGGAATCTGGACTTCAGGATATCAGAGTGGGTTACTTCTTGCGTATTTAGCTGCATGTTCTTTCCAATGTTTGCCCTTGCGTCGTCCAAACCAACATTGTGGTGTGATTTTCCAGGTCCGATGTTATCAAGATGTTTTCCCCCTTTGGAAAGATTATAGCTGAGGATTTCTTGTGGCACACACGTGGCCCAAAGCGAGGCGAGCCCCGAGGTTATGCCTTTGTTCAATACACCACCAAAGAGGTAAGAGTAGTACTCATTTCCCATGGCAAACAACAATCGGTTCTCGTATCTCACCTTTGCCACCTGAAGTAAGCATGCAGGAAGCTCAGTTGGCAAAGGAAAAGATGAATGGCAAGTTGGTCTGTGGACGCCCAATG is a genomic window of Phragmites australis chromosome 24, lpPhrAust1.1, whole genome shotgun sequence containing:
- the LOC133908084 gene encoding uncharacterized protein LOC133908084 isoform X1, with protein sequence MADAISNKFNLQDVKGLDRDKFESRLYVGNLDFRISESDVIKMFSPFGKIIAEDFLWHTRGPKRGEPRGYAFVQYTTKEEAQLAKEKMNGKLVCGRPMVVHLASERCSLDSSNTQRALKNKKLAGGSGGKSGQTDRAAKIAAIKNKLKSLEEEGCSTKRTRLEKDDLTGTEKQSHKKF
- the LOC133908084 gene encoding uncharacterized protein LOC133908084 isoform X2 is translated as MDVKGLDRDKFESRLYVGNLDFRISESDVIKMFSPFGKIIAEDFLWHTRGPKRGEPRGYAFVQYTTKEEAQLAKEKMNGKLVCGRPMVVHLASERCSLDSSNTQRALKNKKLAGGSGGKSGQTDRAAKIAAIKNKLKSLEEEGCSTKRTRLEKDDLTGTEKQSHKKF